The following proteins are co-located in the Clostridiales bacterium genome:
- a CDS encoding glutamine synthetase, producing the protein MIDRMLFNIPSDQHSPEAIAELLKQHREIKFVSLVGLDIGGHDTDEKIPVELFIKDMEKFLEHGVQTDGSSVMLPKIAELNNAKVDIIPDLSVNWYVDYNFSHITEDTKLPVGTLRIPSFLIHNDNIEVGSRVILRNAVDAFCKEMMGLLKENPYIFEYLDISSADEIDEIVLTAATELEFWVKTPDDKADREQLSTSQILKEQYWKRTIGPVRTALEKSLMVLDRYGFNVEMGHKEVGGVKAKLGSTGEFDHVMEQLEIDWGYSSALQCADNENQVKYVVRDIFRAHGLDVTFMAKPIEGVAGSGEHTHMGVSARLKNGKIINLFAPKDMEADYLNPIGFGALLGILKNYEVMNPFVASSNDALNRLKPGFEAPVCIVTSIGHTAKIPSRNRTVLVGLVRDIKNPLATRFELRAPNPKSDTYLVLASSYLTMLDGITAALRAGKTPAELEASLSKHAGETDFYLEQERAYRSEHDVFEEYTEEEREHLFGKAPATVWENLQAFHKYPEKVNVLINREGVFDKLALESYEEATLAAWSTELHNRIIPNTMALVRECRKLHEDQECTDYDLQNWKRIQELRIYLGQDEIVKKSLLTRIKLALDGKNYDEASDLQIEMQEKVLELINTYTEYRKNLL; encoded by the coding sequence ATGATAGACAGAATGCTGTTCAATATCCCCTCAGATCAACATAGCCCGGAAGCGATAGCGGAGCTCTTAAAACAGCATCGGGAAATCAAATTTGTATCCTTGGTCGGACTGGATATCGGAGGCCATGATACCGACGAAAAGATACCGGTGGAGCTTTTTATTAAGGATATGGAGAAATTTCTGGAACATGGCGTGCAAACAGACGGCTCCAGCGTTATGCTTCCTAAAATTGCAGAATTAAACAATGCCAAGGTGGATATCATTCCGGATCTGAGCGTGAACTGGTATGTTGATTATAACTTCAGCCATATTACTGAGGACACCAAACTGCCGGTGGGCACTCTGCGGATTCCATCCTTCCTGATACACAATGATAATATTGAGGTGGGTTCCAGAGTTATTCTTCGCAACGCAGTAGATGCATTTTGCAAAGAAATGATGGGGCTGCTAAAAGAAAATCCATATATCTTTGAATATCTTGATATTTCCTCAGCCGATGAGATCGACGAAATTGTCCTCACTGCAGCGACGGAATTGGAATTCTGGGTAAAGACCCCGGACGACAAGGCTGATCGAGAACAACTCTCCACCTCCCAGATTCTAAAGGAGCAGTATTGGAAAAGAACGATAGGCCCTGTACGTACTGCTTTGGAGAAATCGCTGATGGTTCTGGACCGCTACGGGTTCAATGTTGAAATGGGACACAAAGAGGTAGGCGGAGTGAAGGCTAAGCTGGGCAGCACAGGTGAATTCGACCACGTAATGGAACAGCTTGAAATTGACTGGGGCTACAGCTCAGCACTGCAGTGCGCCGATAATGAAAATCAGGTGAAATATGTGGTCAGGGATATTTTCCGAGCCCATGGCCTGGATGTAACCTTTATGGCTAAGCCCATCGAGGGTGTCGCAGGAAGCGGTGAGCATACCCATATGGGTGTATCTGCAAGGCTAAAGAACGGTAAAATAATTAACCTCTTTGCACCAAAGGATATGGAGGCGGATTATCTGAATCCCATCGGGTTTGGAGCACTGCTGGGCATCTTGAAGAATTACGAGGTGATGAATCCCTTCGTCGCATCGTCAAATGATGCTTTGAATCGTCTAAAGCCCGGCTTTGAAGCACCGGTATGCATCGTAACCTCTATCGGACATACGGCAAAGATTCCCTCCCGAAATAGAACGGTTCTGGTGGGACTTGTAAGAGATATTAAAAACCCGCTTGCCACCAGATTTGAGCTTCGCGCTCCTAATCCAAAGAGCGATACGTATCTCGTTTTGGCATCTTCATATCTGACCATGCTGGATGGAATCACTGCGGCACTGAGAGCGGGGAAAACACCGGCAGAGCTTGAGGCATCCCTTTCAAAGCATGCTGGGGAAACGGATTTTTACCTGGAGCAGGAACGGGCATACCGAAGCGAGCACGATGTATTTGAAGAATATACAGAAGAAGAACGGGAGCATTTGTTTGGAAAGGCACCGGCAACGGTTTGGGAAAACCTGCAGGCATTCCATAAATACCCTGAAAAGGTGAATGTGCTAATCAACCGGGAGGGAGTATTCGACAAGCTTGCACTGGAATCTTATGAAGAAGCCACCTTGGCAGCTTGGTCCACAGAGCTTCACAATCGGATCATTCCAAATACAATGGCGCTGGTGAGAGAATGCAGAAAGCTTCATGAGGATCAGGAATGCACCGATTACGATCTGCAAAATTGGAAGCGAATTCAGGAGCTTAGAATTTATCTTGGTCAGGATGAGATTGTGAAAAAATCCCTTCTTACCAGAATTAAACTTGCATTGGACGGCAAAAACTATGATGAGGCTTCGGACCTTCAGATTGAAATGCAGGAAAAGGTACTGGAACTGATCAATACCTATACGGAATATAGAAAGAATTTATTGTAA
- a CDS encoding 2-isopropylmalate synthase — protein MTKMIKIFDTTLRDGEQSPGCSMNLKEKIEMAKQLERMKVDVIEAGFAISSPGDFHSVKTIAETIKDCTVASLARTTEQDIDRAWEALSGAVSPRIHTFIATSPIHMEYKLLMTPEEVYERSVAMVKHAKRYCSDIEWSAEDATRSEPEFLARVIEGVIKAGATTINLPDTVGYTTPDEYYAFLMKVQELAPSMVNITLSSHCHNDLGLAVANSLAAIKAGAGQIECTINGIGERAGNAAMEEIIMALHTRKDSLQADTRVVTTEIVRSSNLLSRITGVKVQPNKAIVGENAFAHESGIHQHGVMKNRETYEIMTPESVGLTQNNLVLGKHSGKHAFRDKVKNLGYELTETEIDRMFQKFKELADKKKSVYDRDIEALISKEAVQVPKTYSMESFVINSGNAITSTAVIKMIKDGKIIEKVSRGEGPIDASFKAIEKIVGIDFNLEDYQIQSVTEGEDALGDALVKISDKEGMIFAGRGLSTDIIEASIHAYINAVNKMIYEKHLD, from the coding sequence ATGACCAAAATGATCAAAATTTTCGACACCACATTAAGAGATGGTGAGCAGTCCCCGGGCTGCAGTATGAACCTGAAAGAGAAAATAGAGATGGCAAAACAGCTTGAGCGGATGAAGGTCGATGTTATTGAAGCTGGCTTTGCAATTTCTTCTCCTGGAGATTTCCATTCTGTGAAGACCATTGCTGAAACCATTAAAGACTGTACCGTTGCCAGTCTGGCAAGAACCACGGAGCAGGATATCGACAGAGCTTGGGAAGCGCTCTCCGGCGCAGTTTCGCCCAGAATCCATACCTTTATTGCCACCTCGCCCATTCACATGGAATATAAGCTTTTAATGACTCCTGAGGAGGTATATGAGCGATCTGTGGCAATGGTAAAGCATGCGAAGAGATATTGCAGCGACATTGAGTGGTCTGCCGAAGACGCCACGAGAAGCGAACCGGAGTTTTTGGCGAGAGTGATTGAAGGCGTCATAAAGGCGGGAGCGACAACCATCAACCTGCCGGATACTGTGGGTTATACAACGCCGGATGAATACTATGCATTTTTGATGAAGGTCCAGGAGCTCGCTCCTTCCATGGTAAATATCACACTGTCTTCCCATTGTCATAATGATCTCGGCCTTGCGGTAGCCAATTCTTTGGCAGCCATCAAGGCAGGTGCAGGGCAGATTGAATGCACCATCAACGGTATTGGTGAACGAGCCGGAAACGCAGCCATGGAAGAGATAATCATGGCGCTGCACACGAGGAAGGATAGCCTTCAGGCCGATACAAGGGTCGTTACTACAGAGATTGTGCGCTCTTCCAACCTTCTTTCCAGAATCACCGGTGTCAAGGTGCAGCCTAACAAAGCCATCGTTGGAGAAAATGCATTTGCCCATGAGTCGGGGATCCATCAGCATGGTGTCATGAAAAACCGAGAAACGTATGAGATCATGACGCCAGAATCCGTCGGTCTGACGCAGAACAATCTGGTTCTTGGCAAACACTCCGGCAAGCACGCCTTCCGTGACAAGGTGAAGAACTTGGGATATGAGCTGACAGAAACTGAAATCGATAGAATGTTCCAGAAGTTCAAAGAGCTTGCTGATAAGAAAAAATCTGTTTATGATAGAGACATCGAAGCGTTGATTTCCAAGGAAGCAGTTCAGGTTCCCAAGACTTACAGCATGGAAAGCTTTGTAATCAACAGCGGAAATGCGATCACATCTACTGCCGTTATAAAAATGATCAAGGATGGAAAGATTATTGAAAAGGTATCCAGAGGAGAGGGCCCCATCGACGCATCCTTTAAAGCCATTGAGAAGATCGTGGGGATTGACTTCAACCTTGAGGATTATCAGATCCAGTCCGTGACCGAGGGTGAAGACGCATTGGGAGATGCGCTGGTTAAGATCAGCGATAAGGAAGGAATGATATTTGCCGGAAGAGGTTTGTCCACCGACATCATTGAGGCAAGTATCCATGCATATATCAACGCAGTAAACAAGATGATCTACGAAAAGCATCTTGATTGA
- the serS gene encoding serine--tRNA ligase, whose translation MLDIKRIREEFEAVKKAVESRGQGDFGIDNVIALDEKRRSILATVEQMKNKQNLDSKEIPKLKKEGKDTTELMKQMKELSEEIKKLDGEVSEVEEELKSALLNIPNAPSPNVPVGKSDEDNVEIRKWGEPRVFDFEHKAHWDVGTDLDILDFERAAKISGARFTVYKGMGARLERAIINFMLDLHTGEHGYTEILPPFMVNRDAMTGTGQLPKFEDDMFWVPAKDFFLVPTAEVPVTNLRMNEIMDAEELPVYYTAYTPCFRKEAGSAGRDTRGLIRQHQFNKVELVKFVKPEDSYQELEALLLAAEEVLKRLEIPYRVVQLSSGDLGFSSAMTYDIEVWMPSYGKYVEISSCSNFESYQARRGNIRFRPDTKSKPEFVHTLNGSGLAVGRTFAAILENYQQADGSVVIPEALRRYMGTDKITK comes from the coding sequence ATGTTAGATATTAAACGCATCAGAGAAGAATTTGAAGCAGTGAAGAAAGCGGTGGAATCACGGGGACAAGGCGATTTTGGCATTGATAATGTCATCGCACTGGACGAGAAAAGAAGGAGCATTCTGGCAACTGTTGAACAGATGAAAAACAAGCAGAATCTTGATTCGAAAGAAATTCCTAAGCTGAAAAAAGAAGGGAAGGACACCACTGAGCTGATGAAGCAGATGAAGGAACTTTCCGAAGAGATCAAAAAGCTGGACGGAGAGGTCAGCGAGGTGGAAGAGGAACTGAAATCTGCTCTGCTGAATATTCCCAATGCTCCATCACCCAATGTCCCTGTAGGAAAAAGCGATGAGGACAATGTGGAAATCAGAAAATGGGGAGAGCCTCGAGTCTTTGATTTTGAACACAAAGCACACTGGGATGTTGGCACGGATCTTGACATTCTTGACTTTGAAAGGGCTGCCAAAATTTCAGGAGCTAGATTTACAGTCTACAAAGGCATGGGAGCCAGACTGGAACGAGCCATCATCAATTTCATGCTGGATCTCCACACCGGAGAGCACGGATATACGGAAATCCTTCCGCCTTTCATGGTAAACCGTGACGCCATGACAGGAACGGGTCAGCTTCCCAAGTTTGAGGATGATATGTTCTGGGTGCCGGCAAAAGACTTTTTCCTGGTACCTACAGCAGAAGTACCTGTAACAAATCTTAGAATGAACGAAATTATGGACGCTGAAGAGCTTCCTGTATACTATACCGCATATACCCCATGCTTCAGAAAAGAGGCGGGTTCCGCCGGAAGAGATACGAGAGGCTTGATTCGTCAGCATCAGTTCAACAAAGTTGAGCTTGTTAAGTTTGTAAAGCCGGAGGATTCTTATCAGGAGCTGGAAGCCCTTCTTCTTGCAGCAGAAGAAGTGTTGAAACGTCTCGAAATTCCTTACAGAGTCGTACAGCTTTCATCCGGAGATCTGGGTTTCTCTTCCGCAATGACCTATGACATCGAAGTTTGGATGCCAAGCTATGGAAAATATGTGGAAATTTCCTCCTGCAGTAACTTTGAAAGCTATCAGGCAAGGAGAGGAAATATTCGTTTCCGCCCTGATACAAAGAGCAAGCCGGAATTTGTACACACCCTGAACGGATCTGGCCTTGCAGTTGGCAGAACCTTTGCTGCAATCCTTGAAAATTATCAGCAGGCAGACGGATCTGTGGTAATTCCTGAGGCGTTGAGACGGTATATGGGAACCGACAAAATCACGAAATAA
- a CDS encoding SGNH/GDSL hydrolase family protein, producing MIHSICILGDSVAKGVIFDGVKNKYRLLKDSFAQIIASQNNIPILNLSKFGCTISTGEEILKKHEGVLSRYDYTILEFGGNDCDYNWAEVSEHPQKQHICNTPVPDFLDKYKELITRVRQSGGKPVLMNLPPIDPKRYFQWISKGLNGKNIMNFLGEVDRIYRWQEMYSTAVEDLAVKEQVPLIDIRSCFLTNGNYSDYLCEDGIHPNEKGHLLISKAIRENVLV from the coding sequence ATGATCCATTCCATTTGTATTTTAGGGGATTCTGTAGCTAAAGGAGTTATCTTTGACGGTGTAAAGAATAAGTACCGGCTGCTGAAGGATAGCTTTGCTCAAATCATAGCAAGTCAGAATAACATTCCCATTTTAAACCTTTCAAAATTCGGCTGCACCATTTCTACGGGAGAAGAAATCCTGAAGAAACACGAAGGTGTTCTGAGCCGTTACGACTATACGATTTTAGAATTTGGGGGTAATGACTGCGACTATAACTGGGCTGAGGTATCAGAGCATCCACAGAAACAACATATATGCAACACACCCGTTCCTGATTTTTTGGATAAATACAAAGAGTTAATCACCAGAGTGAGACAAAGCGGAGGCAAACCTGTTTTAATGAATTTACCACCAATCGATCCAAAGCGGTATTTCCAATGGATCAGCAAAGGGCTGAATGGAAAGAACATTATGAATTTCCTGGGGGAAGTAGATCGAATTTATCGTTGGCAGGAAATGTACAGTACAGCGGTGGAAGATCTGGCGGTGAAAGAACAAGTCCCCTTAATCGATATTCGCTCTTGCTTTCTGACTAACGGGAATTACAGTGATTATCTCTGTGAAGACGGGATTCATCCCAATGAAAAAGGTCATCTTCTGATCTCCAAAGCCATCCGTGAAAATGTACTTGTATAA
- the putP gene encoding sodium/proline symporter PutP yields MLLITIAIVFIIYLGLMVGIGFKFYSKTDNLSDYFLGGRNLGSWLTALSAQASDMSGWLLIGLPGTAYVIYAGTSEAIWTAIGLVLGTYLNWKFVAKRLRQYTEVSGDSITIPDFLENRFKDSKHTLRVVSAIFIVIFFLVYTSSQFSAGAKLFSTVFGMNYTTGLIVGAAIIVSYTALGGFSAVCWTDAIQGGIMFFALLVVPFMAMTEMGGMGEVSTRLAELTPESLGFFPMKDGAINSMLLASGLGWGLGYFGQPHILTRFMAIQSPDMIRKSRMIAMIWVVITLAAAVAIGVIGKAYLPDLADGETIYMAMIDKMFPDVVAGILLTAILAAIMSTASSQLLVSASSASRDLYALLFKKDVNGTEIVWVSRATVLVISIIAIVIALNPNSSVFGLVSCAWGGFGAAFGPLLLFSLFWKRITLQGAIAGMITGGVVDLFWYYMKSNGGIFAVYEIIPGFIASTIVIICVSLMTSVSKEIRAEFEEAQKPWVQK; encoded by the coding sequence ATTTTATTGATTACCATTGCAATTGTTTTTATCATCTATTTAGGGTTGATGGTAGGAATCGGATTCAAGTTTTACAGTAAAACAGATAATCTGAGCGACTACTTTTTAGGAGGCAGGAATCTAGGAAGCTGGCTGACTGCGCTGTCGGCCCAAGCTTCGGATATGAGCGGGTGGCTTTTGATCGGGCTTCCCGGTACCGCATATGTTATCTATGCAGGGACCTCGGAAGCAATTTGGACCGCGATCGGTCTTGTTTTAGGTACATATTTAAATTGGAAATTCGTTGCCAAGAGACTGAGACAGTATACTGAAGTTTCAGGTGATTCCATTACCATACCGGATTTTCTGGAAAATCGATTTAAAGACTCAAAGCATACCCTGCGCGTAGTTTCTGCAATTTTCATTGTTATTTTCTTTTTGGTTTATACATCATCACAGTTTTCTGCCGGTGCAAAGCTATTCTCGACGGTGTTCGGCATGAATTATACCACTGGCCTGATCGTTGGAGCGGCAATTATCGTTTCTTATACCGCTCTGGGCGGATTTTCCGCTGTATGCTGGACCGACGCAATTCAGGGGGGGATCATGTTTTTCGCCCTACTTGTTGTGCCGTTTATGGCGATGACCGAGATGGGTGGAATGGGAGAGGTTTCTACGAGACTTGCTGAATTGACGCCTGAATCTCTAGGCTTTTTCCCCATGAAAGACGGAGCAATCAACTCCATGCTTCTTGCATCAGGACTTGGCTGGGGACTCGGATATTTCGGACAGCCCCACATCCTGACAAGATTTATGGCCATCCAGTCGCCAGACATGATTCGCAAGTCCAGAATGATTGCGATGATTTGGGTTGTTATCACACTAGCAGCTGCCGTAGCTATCGGCGTCATCGGAAAAGCGTATCTGCCTGATCTTGCGGACGGAGAAACCATATACATGGCAATGATAGATAAAATGTTCCCGGATGTGGTTGCCGGCATCCTGCTGACAGCAATTCTGGCGGCCATTATGAGTACAGCCAGCTCGCAGCTTCTTGTAAGTGCCTCCTCTGCTTCTAGAGATTTGTATGCGCTTCTGTTTAAAAAGGATGTGAATGGGACGGAAATCGTATGGGTCAGCAGAGCAACGGTTCTGGTTATATCAATCATCGCAATTGTAATTGCGCTGAATCCCAACAGCTCTGTATTCGGGCTCGTTTCCTGTGCCTGGGGGGGATTTGGAGCCGCTTTCGGCCCACTTTTACTCTTTTCGCTGTTCTGGAAGCGGATCACTCTGCAGGGGGCGATTGCAGGGATGATTACAGGTGGAGTCGTAGACTTGTTCTGGTACTATATGAAGTCCAACGGCGGTATCTTTGCAGTGTATGAAATTATTCCTGGATTTATTGCTTCAACAATTGTCATTATTTGCGTGAGCTTAATGACGAGTGTCTCGAAGGAAATCAGGGCGGAATTCGAGGAAGCACAAAAACCTTGGGTACAGAAATAA
- a CDS encoding DUF951 domain-containing protein, whose translation MPLKLNVGDVVELKKPHPCGGNHFTIMRSGMDFRIKCNQCGTQIWIGRPDLEKSVKKVMVKE comes from the coding sequence ATGCCTCTAAAACTAAATGTGGGTGATGTGGTAGAGTTGAAAAAACCCCATCCCTGCGGCGGGAATCATTTTACCATCATGAGATCAGGGATGGATTTTCGGATCAAGTGTAATCAGTGCGGAACGCAGATCTGGATCGGACGGCCGGATTTGGAGAAAAGTGTAAAGAAAGTAATGGTAAAGGAATAA
- the leuC gene encoding 3-isopropylmalate dehydratase large subunit produces the protein MGMTMTQKILAAHAGLKEVKAGQFIEADLDIVLANDITGPVAIKEFNKMGAERVFDKNKVVLVPDHFTPNKDIKAAEQCKSLREFAMDQEIENYFEVGEMGIEHALLPEKGIVVAGDAVIGADSHTCTYGALGAFATGIGSTDMAAGMARGKAWFKVPSAIKFELVGKPSKWVSGKDVILHIIGMIGVDGALYKSMEFMGSGLKNLSMDDRLAMANMAIEAGAKNGIFMVDDKTKEYMKEHKNKNKAFKKKIKVYEPDSDAEYDETYVIDLAKIRPTVAFPHLPENTKTIDEVGDVKIDQVVIGSCTNGRIEDMKITAKILKGKKVAKNMRCIIIPGTQAIYLECVKEGYAEIFVKAGAVFSTPTCGPCLGGHMGILAAGERAVATTNRNFVGRMGHVDSEIYLASPAVAAATAVKGKIFNPENL, from the coding sequence ATGGGAATGACAATGACACAGAAGATTTTAGCTGCCCACGCAGGCTTGAAAGAGGTCAAGGCAGGGCAGTTTATAGAAGCAGATTTAGATATTGTACTTGCAAATGACATTACGGGACCCGTTGCCATCAAGGAATTCAATAAGATGGGTGCGGAGCGGGTATTTGATAAGAATAAAGTCGTATTGGTACCGGATCACTTTACCCCCAACAAGGATATTAAGGCAGCGGAGCAGTGCAAGTCACTGAGAGAGTTTGCCATGGATCAGGAAATCGAGAACTACTTTGAAGTAGGAGAAATGGGCATTGAGCATGCTTTGCTGCCGGAAAAGGGAATCGTAGTGGCGGGGGATGCTGTCATTGGGGCAGACTCACATACCTGCACTTACGGAGCGCTTGGGGCGTTTGCCACAGGAATCGGCTCTACAGATATGGCTGCGGGTATGGCAAGAGGAAAGGCCTGGTTCAAAGTTCCTTCTGCCATCAAATTTGAACTTGTCGGAAAGCCAAGCAAGTGGGTAAGCGGCAAGGACGTAATTCTCCATATCATCGGTATGATCGGTGTGGACGGAGCTCTTTACAAATCTATGGAATTCATGGGTTCTGGACTGAAAAATCTCTCCATGGACGATCGCCTTGCCATGGCAAACATGGCCATTGAGGCAGGCGCGAAAAATGGAATTTTCATGGTAGATGACAAGACGAAAGAGTATATGAAGGAGCACAAGAACAAGAATAAAGCCTTCAAGAAAAAGATAAAGGTCTATGAACCGGATTCTGATGCAGAATATGACGAAACTTATGTAATAGATCTTGCTAAGATCAGACCAACTGTAGCGTTCCCTCACCTTCCGGAAAATACAAAGACCATCGATGAGGTGGGAGACGTCAAGATTGATCAAGTGGTGATAGGCTCCTGCACAAACGGAAGAATCGAGGATATGAAGATTACTGCCAAGATTCTGAAAGGGAAAAAAGTTGCGAAGAACATGCGTTGCATCATTATCCCGGGAACTCAGGCAATCTATCTTGAGTGCGTGAAAGAAGGCTATGCGGAGATCTTTGTAAAAGCCGGAGCAGTCTTCTCAACACCGACCTGCGGGCCATGTCTGGGAGGCCATATGGGCATCCTTGCAGCAGGTGAAAGAGCCGTTGCGACCACAAACAGAAATTTTGTAGGAAGAATGGGTCACGTTGATTCGGAAATTTATCTCGCCAGCCCGGCGGTGGCTGCTGCTACAGCGGTGAAGGGGAAGATATTCAACCCAGAAAATTTGTAA
- a CDS encoding DUF1836 domain-containing protein, with translation MKELKELIDRLLSERPSDWENLPDIELYRDQVLSYMKRQHSLQPEEDQLTGAMINNYIKSGLLPRASGKKYTKDHLVYLTAICSLKQVLSVGETDELMKLQPSISDARNFYEEYQSLLDGAFKDTANKLDWEGTEQQLAMAALQLAISSYAQKLACQKILALLKEEEIPPKGKNPKK, from the coding sequence ATGAAGGAATTGAAGGAACTGATAGACAGGCTGCTCTCTGAGCGGCCATCAGATTGGGAGAATCTGCCGGATATTGAGCTGTATCGGGATCAGGTGCTGAGCTATATGAAAAGACAGCATTCTCTGCAGCCGGAAGAGGATCAGCTAACCGGTGCAATGATTAATAATTACATTAAAAGTGGTCTTCTTCCTCGTGCGAGCGGTAAGAAGTATACAAAGGACCATCTTGTCTATTTGACTGCGATCTGCTCCTTAAAGCAGGTTCTAAGTGTTGGGGAAACCGATGAACTTATGAAACTGCAGCCATCAATTTCTGATGCTAGAAACTTTTATGAAGAATATCAGTCGTTGCTGGACGGAGCCTTCAAGGATACAGCCAATAAGCTTGATTGGGAAGGAACAGAACAGCAGCTGGCAATGGCAGCACTTCAGCTTGCAATCAGCAGCTATGCGCAGAAGCTGGCCTGCCAAAAAATACTGGCTCTGTTAAAAGAAGAAGAAATTCCGCCCAAGGGAAAGAATCCAAAAAAATAA
- a CDS encoding DUF853 family protein, translating into MYSENKLWIGTGAAPVFLIPKMANRHGLIAGATGTGKTVTLKVMAEAFSDMGVPVFLSDIKGDLSGLAVQGSPSAAMESRAVQLGASEFTYRSFPVQLWDLFGENGHPIRTTVSEMGSVLLSRILNLNDTQSGVLNVIFRIADDKGLLLLDLKDLKSMLQYVGENGKEFTLTYGNISKQSIGAILRNLLILEDQGGDYFFGEPDLDILDWFQTDRDGRGFINILHSVRLYQYPSLYATFLLWMLSELFEILPEAGDLDKPKLVFFFDEAHLLFKDVPKVLLDKIEQVVRLIRSKGVGIYFVTQSPSDLPQNVQGQLGNRVQHALRAYTPGERKKAEAAAESFRPNPAFDTVTAITELATGEALISCLDEEGRPGIVEKVLVLPPQSSLSPISDSERSAILAQSPLKGKYDARLDRFSAFEMLKNSGQPGSANSTKTNQEGNRKNQMPEESRRKYSDEKDTPLAGSGRKSSGRGYQRQTPLEKTANAVLTTIGREVSRSLIRGILGSLKK; encoded by the coding sequence ATGTACTCAGAGAACAAGCTATGGATCGGAACAGGAGCCGCGCCTGTTTTTCTCATACCAAAGATGGCCAATCGACACGGGCTGATTGCGGGGGCTACAGGAACGGGCAAAACGGTAACCTTGAAGGTAATGGCGGAAGCATTCAGTGATATGGGAGTTCCAGTATTTCTTTCGGATATCAAAGGAGACCTCTCCGGCCTTGCGGTGCAGGGTTCTCCCTCTGCTGCAATGGAATCCAGAGCGGTACAGCTTGGCGCATCAGAATTTACATATCGATCCTTTCCCGTGCAGCTATGGGACCTTTTCGGAGAAAACGGCCACCCGATCCGCACAACAGTTTCGGAGATGGGTTCTGTCCTTCTTTCCAGAATCCTGAACCTGAACGATACCCAGTCGGGAGTACTGAACGTCATTTTTCGTATTGCTGATGATAAAGGACTTCTATTGCTGGATCTGAAAGACCTTAAATCCATGCTCCAGTACGTGGGCGAAAACGGAAAAGAATTTACGCTTACTTACGGAAATATTTCCAAGCAGAGCATCGGTGCAATCCTGAGAAACCTGCTGATCTTAGAAGATCAAGGCGGGGATTACTTTTTCGGCGAGCCTGATCTGGATATCCTTGACTGGTTCCAAACTGACCGGGACGGACGTGGATTCATCAACATCCTGCACAGTGTGCGTCTGTATCAGTATCCTTCACTCTACGCAACCTTCTTGCTGTGGATGCTTTCGGAACTCTTTGAGATTCTTCCTGAAGCCGGTGATTTGGATAAGCCAAAGCTCGTCTTCTTCTTTGACGAAGCACATCTACTCTTTAAAGATGTGCCCAAAGTTCTTCTCGACAAAATCGAGCAAGTGGTTCGGTTGATTCGGTCCAAGGGTGTGGGAATTTATTTTGTTACGCAAAGCCCGTCTGATCTGCCACAAAACGTGCAAGGCCAACTGGGCAATCGGGTTCAGCACGCGCTAAGGGCTTATACTCCCGGGGAGAGAAAAAAAGCGGAGGCTGCCGCAGAATCGTTCCGGCCAAATCCCGCTTTTGATACGGTTACCGCTATTACCGAATTGGCGACGGGAGAAGCTCTGATTTCCTGCCTTGACGAGGAAGGCCGCCCGGGAATCGTAGAAAAAGTACTGGTTCTTCCCCCGCAGAGCAGCCTTAGTCCCATCAGCGACAGCGAAAGAAGTGCAATTCTAGCGCAGTCACCGCTTAAGGGAAAGTATGATGCACGTCTGGATCGGTTCTCTGCATTTGAAATGCTGAAAAACAGCGGTCAGCCAGGATCAGCAAATTCAACAAAGACAAACCAGGAAGGAAATCGAAAGAATCAGATGCCTGAAGAAAGCAGAAGAAAATATAGCGACGAGAAAGATACTCCTCTTGCCGGTTCTGGCAGAAAATCATCTGGCAGGGGATATCAACGTCAGACGCCTTTGGAAAAGACGGCAAACGCAGTTCTTACAACAATTGGCAGAGAGGTTAGCAGAAGCCTGATCAGAGGCATTTTAGGCTCACTTAAAAAATAA